A genomic region of Ferroacidibacillus organovorans contains the following coding sequences:
- the galE gene encoding UDP-glucose 4-epimerase GalE: protein MAILVTGGAGYIGSHTVAELKEHGEEVVVVDNLSTGHRGAVLDTPFYAMDLRDSEQMIAVLKKHSVDTVVHFAAYSLVGESVKNPLKYYENNVAATAKLLCAMVEAGVSRIVFSSTAAVYGEPEGMPIEESAKKEPTNPYGETKLAIEKMLDWCYQAYGLKSIRLRYFNAAGAHATLPIGEDHRPESHLIPLVLQVALGQREAVSVFGDDYPTPDGTCIRDYVHVSDLASAHRLAVLRLRSRKGGAESFNLGNAQGFSVNEVIEVARKVTGHPIPAVKVARRAGDPAALVASSQQAREMLGWQPKYTDLSSMVASAWTWHQAHPNGYEDEDSPVRP, encoded by the coding sequence ATGGCGATTTTAGTGACGGGCGGGGCCGGGTACATTGGCAGTCACACGGTGGCGGAACTCAAGGAACACGGGGAAGAGGTGGTGGTGGTTGACAATCTCTCCACAGGGCACAGGGGCGCGGTGCTTGACACGCCGTTTTATGCGATGGACCTGCGCGATTCGGAGCAGATGATTGCGGTGCTAAAAAAGCACAGCGTGGATACCGTCGTTCATTTTGCCGCCTATTCGCTCGTTGGTGAGAGTGTAAAAAATCCGCTGAAATACTACGAAAACAACGTTGCCGCGACGGCCAAGCTGCTCTGTGCCATGGTGGAGGCGGGCGTTTCGCGGATCGTATTCTCATCGACCGCCGCCGTGTACGGAGAGCCTGAGGGGATGCCGATTGAGGAGTCTGCCAAGAAGGAGCCCACAAATCCCTACGGCGAGACGAAACTGGCGATTGAAAAGATGCTGGACTGGTGCTATCAGGCGTACGGACTAAAGTCTATCCGCCTGCGCTATTTCAATGCGGCGGGTGCTCACGCGACACTTCCGATCGGCGAGGACCATCGCCCAGAGTCACATCTCATCCCGCTCGTGCTGCAGGTCGCACTCGGTCAGCGAGAGGCAGTGTCCGTGTTTGGCGATGACTATCCTACGCCGGATGGGACGTGCATCCGCGACTACGTTCACGTGTCGGATTTGGCGAGCGCTCACCGACTCGCCGTTTTGCGTTTGCGCAGTCGCAAAGGCGGGGCGGAGTCTTTTAATCTCGGCAATGCGCAGGGCTTTTCCGTAAATGAAGTCATTGAGGTGGCGCGCAAGGTGACGGGGCATCCGATCCCCGCTGTTAAGGTGGCGCGTCGCGCGGGCGATCCGGCAGCGCTTGTCGCGTCTTCACAGCAGGCGCGGGAGATGCTCGGGTGGCAGCCGAAGTATACGGACCTTTCTTCCATGGTAGCGAGTGCCTGGACGTGGCATCAGGCGCATCCGAACGGGTATGAGGATGAGGATTCCCCAGTCCGTCCGTGA
- a CDS encoding aldose 1-epimerase: MQANVKRHLFDGANAITLKAGPYSAMVLPAQGGNLVSFEDEERQLSFLRKPESLAAIVEKPLLYGFPVLFPPNRYEDGAFTVNGHAYHFPVTETKTHNHIHGFLKDVPWSVSETGESEDAAYVELTQRVDEKHAAHRYFPHEFTIALRYTLTRAGLQQDVRVENCGTAAMPLMLGFHTALRIPFAKDSHVDDYRIKATIGDHFELSPRMLPTGRLQPLTPEEERLQTSGVQPFYAALDHHYKALPQDGRNYATLTDTRLGVRLVFEVDTQYRYWMVFNNFGRGEYICPEPQTNMVNAPNVNLSSDETGIVILKPNDVWTAVSRLYVEEA; this comes from the coding sequence GTGCAGGCAAATGTGAAGCGGCATCTTTTTGACGGGGCAAATGCGATTACGCTGAAGGCGGGACCGTATTCTGCGATGGTGTTGCCAGCGCAGGGTGGCAACCTCGTTTCTTTTGAAGATGAAGAACGCCAGTTGAGCTTTTTGCGCAAGCCTGAAAGCCTCGCCGCAATCGTTGAGAAACCGCTTCTCTATGGTTTTCCCGTATTGTTTCCGCCCAATCGATACGAAGATGGCGCATTCACCGTGAACGGCCACGCGTACCACTTTCCTGTCACGGAGACAAAAACGCACAATCACATCCACGGATTCTTAAAGGACGTACCGTGGAGTGTATCGGAAACGGGTGAATCGGAAGATGCGGCCTATGTCGAGCTGACGCAGCGCGTGGATGAGAAGCATGCCGCGCATCGCTACTTCCCTCACGAATTTACAATCGCTCTTCGCTATACGCTGACAAGAGCGGGTCTACAGCAAGATGTGCGGGTGGAAAACTGCGGAACTGCGGCGATGCCGCTCATGCTCGGGTTTCACACGGCACTGCGCATTCCGTTTGCCAAGGACAGTCACGTCGATGATTACCGAATCAAGGCGACGATCGGAGATCATTTTGAGCTATCGCCGCGCATGCTTCCGACAGGTCGACTTCAGCCGCTTACACCTGAGGAAGAGCGACTTCAAACAAGCGGTGTGCAGCCATTTTATGCGGCGCTTGATCACCACTACAAAGCGCTGCCTCAGGATGGGAGAAACTACGCTACGCTGACAGACACGCGGCTTGGCGTGCGCCTGGTGTTTGAAGTGGACACGCAGTATCGCTACTGGATGGTCTTTAACAATTTCGGACGTGGCGAATACATTTGCCCTGAGCCGCAAACGAACATGGTCAATGCGCCGAATGTGAATCTTTCAAGTGATGAGACAGGGATTGTGATTCTTAAGCCAA